The following coding sequences lie in one Musa acuminata AAA Group cultivar baxijiao chromosome BXJ1-8, Cavendish_Baxijiao_AAA, whole genome shotgun sequence genomic window:
- the LOC135588261 gene encoding biogenesis of lysosome-related organelles complex 1 subunit 2-like isoform X1, protein MAEAEKKREAVMAEEEKKREAGRHELAESLADLFTSISAMIKGELEGTNNQLLLLEKMNQRVAEEYNGYGDVAAGLRVFVEQLCEKNHGFEEYVQQIEKIDQQLTEFEAVVSMLDKYVSLLEKKSLKLMLVWSLWAVSCSPVVILMTKNVFFLL, encoded by the exons ATGGCGGAggcggagaagaagagggaggcgGTGAtggcggaggaggagaagaagagggaggcgGGGAGACACGAGCTTGCGGAATCCTTGGCCGATCTCTTCACCAGTATATCCGCCATGATCAAAGGCGAACTCGAG GGAACAAATAATCAACTATTGCTTCTGGAAAAAATGAACCAGAGAGTAGCTGAGGAATACAATGGATATGGAGATGTTGCAGCTGGCCTGAGAGTCTTTGTTGAGCAACTATGTGAGAAAAATCATGGATTTGAAGAGTATGTCCAGCAAATTGAGAAGATAGACCAGCAACTTACTGAATTTGAAGCTGTTGTATCAATGCTTGATAAATATGTTTCTTTACTTGAAAAGAAG TCATTAAAATTGATGCTTGTTTGGAGCCTTTGGGCCGTCTCTTGTTCACCAGTGGTAATACTAATGACAAAGAACGTTTTCTTTTTGCTGTAA
- the LOC135588261 gene encoding biogenesis of lysosome-related organelles complex 1 subunit 2-like isoform X3, giving the protein MAEAEKKREAVMAEEEKKREAGRHELAESLADLFTSISAMIKGELEGTNNQLLLLEKMNQRVAEEYNGYGDVAAGLRVFVEQLCEKNHGFEEYVQQIEKIDQQLTEFEAVVSMLDKYVSLLEKKVSDHNFTSSS; this is encoded by the exons ATGGCGGAggcggagaagaagagggaggcgGTGAtggcggaggaggagaagaagagggaggcgGGGAGACACGAGCTTGCGGAATCCTTGGCCGATCTCTTCACCAGTATATCCGCCATGATCAAAGGCGAACTCGAG GGAACAAATAATCAACTATTGCTTCTGGAAAAAATGAACCAGAGAGTAGCTGAGGAATACAATGGATATGGAGATGTTGCAGCTGGCCTGAGAGTCTTTGTTGAGCAACTATGTGAGAAAAATCATGGATTTGAAGAGTATGTCCAGCAAATTGAGAAGATAGACCAGCAACTTACTGAATTTGAAGCTGTTGTATCAATGCTTGATAAATATGTTTCTTTACTTGAAAAGAAG GTTTCTGACCATAATTTCACAAGTAGTAGCTAG
- the LOC135588261 gene encoding biogenesis of lysosome-related organelles complex 1 subunit 2-like isoform X2, translated as MAEAEKKREAVMAEEEKKREAGRHELAESLADLFTSISAMIKGELEGTNNQLLLLEKMNQRVAEEYNGYGDVAAGLRVFVEQLCEKNHGFEEYVQQIEKIDQQLTEFEAVVSMLDKYVSLLEKKVQSAHHNLPT; from the exons ATGGCGGAggcggagaagaagagggaggcgGTGAtggcggaggaggagaagaagagggaggcgGGGAGACACGAGCTTGCGGAATCCTTGGCCGATCTCTTCACCAGTATATCCGCCATGATCAAAGGCGAACTCGAG GGAACAAATAATCAACTATTGCTTCTGGAAAAAATGAACCAGAGAGTAGCTGAGGAATACAATGGATATGGAGATGTTGCAGCTGGCCTGAGAGTCTTTGTTGAGCAACTATGTGAGAAAAATCATGGATTTGAAGAGTATGTCCAGCAAATTGAGAAGATAGACCAGCAACTTACTGAATTTGAAGCTGTTGTATCAATGCTTGATAAATATGTTTCTTTACTTGAAAAGAAGGTACAATCTGCACATCATAATCTTCCTACTTAA
- the LOC103972713 gene encoding vegetative cell wall protein gp1-like — protein MHRRESTANGDDQPHGDDFQRSEEAVRPRDGNERRVDPSTPPPSLTSPHEQSRSEYDEHYGDLSIGEDFDRSEEAVGIRDGNVRRTDPSTVPPTPPPGNERLGSASRGAGSAGEAELCKYGRVKEIKFDVWDNGKSNGMCIVDFYDPMAAAACRDGMNGHVFNDRPCVVEWAPPPIVPRTLALPAQPRGSGGGDGSMLPCPRVAAAPPPPPPRPAAAPPPPAAAPVNLVFFGTPPPPVNLASMLPCLLVTAPPPSPRLAAPLPPPPSMNQASFGSMLPCSPVVALPPPVNPSFFGSMLQCPPVSAAPLLSPIVNPAATCPPVWAAPLSPTVNPAFFGSMLQWPQVSSAATVNPAATCPPVWAAPLSPTVNPAFFGSMLQWPQVSSAPCPPVLAAARSHPTVNPAATCPPVWAAPLSPTVNPAFFGSMLQCPPVSSAAPLSPPTVNPAAPCPPVSAAARSPPTVNPAATCPPVWAAPLSPTVNPAFFGSMLQWPSVSSAAPLSPPTVNPAAPCPPVSAAPLTVNPGFFVSMLPTVNPAFLGSETTSAGAAEMWPNPGIGARWGVEEQPSKGEDSVQQGEASNEKKDRAKPETDRETQRDTETGQSRSREVERDETPRERRREESDGGRREDARKGSARRWVQACRPSQSSGWSAAGRRIGQTDMTEWRW, from the exons ATGCACCGGAGGGAAAGTACCGCCAACGGTGACGACCAACCGCATGGCGATGACTTCCAGCGGAGCGAAGAAGCCGTACGTCCCCGCGACGGCAATGAGAGGCGGGTCGACCCCTCCACGCCACCGCCATCCCTTACGTCTCCGCACGAGCAGTCCCGTTCGGAGTACGACGAACATTACGGCGACCTCAGCATCGGCGAGGACTTCGACCGGAGCGAAGAAGCCGTGGGTATCCGGGACGGAAATGTGAGGCGGACCGACCCCTCCACGGTGCCGCCGACGCCGCCTCCGGGAAATGAGCGTTTGGGTTCCGCAAGCCGAGGTGCTGGTAGCGCCGGAG AGGCGGAGCTCTGCAAGTATGGGCGTGTGAAGGAAATAAAATTCGATGTGTGGGACAACGGGAAATCGAATGGCATGTGCATCGTCGATTTCTACGACCCCATGGCCGCGGCTGCCTGCAGGGATGGCATGAACGGGCACGTTTTTAACGACCGACCGTGCGTCGTTGAGTGGGCGCCGCCGCCTATAGTTCCCCGGACGTTGGCATTGCCGGCACAACCACGAGGGAGCGGAGGAGGAGATGGGTCGATGCTTCCCTGTCCCCGAGTTGCggcggctcctcctcctcctcctcctcgtcccgcCGCGGCTCCTCCTCCACCTGCGGCGGCTCCTGTGAACCTGGTTTTCTTTGGAACTCCCCCTCCTCCTGTGAACCTGGCTTCGATGCTTCCATGTCTCCTAGTTACGGCTCCTCCTCCATCTCCCCGACTTGcggctcctcttcctcctcctccttctatgAACCAGGCTTCCTTTGGGTCGATGCTTCCATGTTCCCCAGTTGTGGCTCTTCCTCCTCCTGTGAATCCGTCTTTCTTTGGATCGATGCTTCAATGTCCCCCAGTCTCGGctgctcctcttctttctcctattGTGAACCCGGCTGCTACATGTCCCCCAGTTTGGGCTGCTCCTCTTTCTCCTACTGTGAACCCGGCATTCTTTGGATCGATGCTTCAATGGCCCCAAGTTTCGTCTGCGGCTACTGTGAACCCGGCTGCTACATGTCCCCCAGTTTGGGCTGCTCCTCTTTCTCCTACTGTGAACCCGGCATTCTTTGGATCGATGCTTCAATGGCCCCAAGTTTCGTCTGCTCCATGTCCCCCAGTTTTGGCCGCTGCTCGTTCTCATCCTACTGTGAACCCGGCTGCTACATGTCCCCCAGTTTGGGCTGCTCCTCTTTCTCCTACTGTGAACCCGGCATTCTTTGGATCGATGCTTCAATGTCCCCCAGTTTCGTCTGCGGCTCCTCTTTCCCCTCCTACTGTGAACCCGGCTGCTCCGTGTCCCCCAGTTTCGGCCGCTGCTCGTTCTCCTCCGACTGTGAACCCGGCTGCTACATGTCCCCCAGTTTGGGCTGCTCCTCTTTCTCCTACTGTGAACCCGGCATTCTTTGGATCGATGCTTCAATGGCCCTCAGTTTCGTCTGCGGCTCCTCTTTCCCCTCCTACTGTGAACCCGGCTGCTCCATGCCCCCCGGTTTCGGCTGCTCCTCTTACTGTGAACCCGGGTTTCTTTGTATCGATGCTTCCTACTGTGAACCCGGCTTTCCTCGGGTCGGAAACGACGTCTGCTGGAGCGGCTGAGATGTGGCCAAATCCTGGAATTGGGGCGCGGTGGGGAGTTGAAGAGCAGCCGAGCAAAGGGGAAGATTCTGTGCAACAGGGAGAAGCGAGCAACGAGAAGAAGGATAGGGCGAAGCCGGAAACAGATCGGGAGACACAGCGTGATACAGAAACGGGGCAGAGCAGGAGCCGGGAAGTGGAGAGGGACGAAACGCCGCGGGAGAGACGTAGGGAGGAGAGCGACGGGGGAAGGCGAGAAGATGCCCGAAAGGGATCGGCACGGCGCTGGGTACAGGCATGCCGACCGTCACAGTCATCGGGTTGGTCTGCAGCAGGGAGAAG GATTGGTCAGACGGACATGACGGAGTGGAGATGGTGA
- the LOC103975175 gene encoding fasciclin-like arabinogalactan protein 2, whose protein sequence is MRRVFPLLAASLLLLLAAASAPVAQGYNITKILAANPEFSTFNHYLTVTHLASEINRRLTITVLAVDNSGMADLLAKHLSVLTIRNVLALHILTDYYGAKKLHQLTGGSTLASSVFQSSGHAPGTTGYINITDHRAGKVTFAAEDSGGAPPVSFVKAVKEMPYNISVLQVSTILSSPEAEAPVAAPAPVNLTALMAKKGCKAFADLLLARPDVLQIFQDNLDSGLTVFCPDDAAVKAFAPKYKNLTADGKASLLLYHGMPVYYSPQLLKANNGVVNTLATDGSNKNFNYTVQTDGTDITLKTRIVTATITSTLIDQDPDAVYAIDKVLQPRELFKLAEVVDAPSPAPAGSKKAKHASPPAPAGPEEAPADQAAADNAAFRAGSAGRWLVTAAASLAAAVIVVV, encoded by the coding sequence ATGCGGCGAGTTTTTCCTCTTCTCGCCGCTTCGCTTCTCCTGTTGTTGGCGGCCGCCAGCGCCCCGGTGGCGCAAGGCTACAACATAACCAAGATTCTGGCGGCCAACCCTGAGTTCTCCACCTTCAACCACTACCTTACCGTCACCCACCTGGCGTCCGAGATCAACCGCCGCCTCACCATCACCGTGCTTGCGGTCGACAATTCTGGCATGGCCGACCTCCTCGCCAAGCACCTCTCCGTCCTCACAATCCGCAACGTCCTCGCCCTCCACATCCTCACTGACTATTACGGCGCCAAGAAACTCCACCAGCTCACTGGCGGCTCCACCCTGGCCTCTTCCGTCTTCCAGTCCTCCGGCCACGCCCCCGGAACCACCGGCTACATCAACATTACCGACCACCGCGCCGGCAAGGTCACCTTTGCCGCCGAGGACTCCGGTGGCGCCCCTCCGGTCTCCTTCGTCAAGGCCGTGAAGGAGATGCCCTACAACATTTCCGTGCTGCAGGTGAGCACCATTCTTAGCTCCCCCGAGGCGGAGGCCCCCGTGGCGGCCCCCGCCCCTGTCAACCTCACCGCGCTCATGGCTAAGAAGGGCTGCAAGGCCTTCGCCGACCTGCTGCTCGCCCGCCCGGACGTCCTCCAGATCTTCCAGGACAACCTCGACAGCGGGCTCACCGTCTTCTGCCCCGACGACGCTGCCGTCAAGGCGTTCGCTCCCAAGTACAAGAACCTCACCGCCGACGGCAAGGCCTCCCTCCTCCTCTACCACGGCATGCCGGTGTACTACTCCCCGCAGCTCCTCAAGGCCAACAACGGCGTCGTCAACACCCTCGCCACCGACGGCTCCAACAAGAACTTCAACTACACCGTGCAGACCGACGGCACGGACATCACGCTGAAGACCCGCATCGTCACTGCCACCATCACCTCTACTCTCATCGATCAGGACCCCGACGCCGTCTACGCCATCGACAAGGTGCTCCAGCCCCGGGAGCTATTCAAGCTCGCTGAGGTCGTCGACGCCCCCTCCCCGGCCCCCGCCGGATCCAAGAAGGCGAAGCACGCGTCGCCGCCCGCCCCTGCCGGTCCCGAGGAAGCCCCCGCGGATCAGGCGGCGGCTGACAACGCCGCCTTCAGGGCCGGCTCTGCAGGACGGTGGCTCGTCACAGCCGCAGCTTCTCTGGCGGCGGCGGTCATAGTCGTCGTCTAG
- the LOC103996283 gene encoding serine/threonine-protein phosphatase 2A 65 kDa regulatory subunit A beta isoform, which yields MAATGEPLYPIAVLIDELKNEDIQLRLNSIRKLSTIARALGEERTRKELIPFLSENNDDDDEVLLAMAEELGVFIPYVGGVGYAHVLLPPLETLCTVEETCVRDKAVESLCRIGAQMKESDLVGWFAPLVKRLATGEWFTSRVSSCGLFHIAYPSAPDQLKVELRSIYGQLCQDDTPMVRRAAASNLGKFAATVEPSHLKTDIMSMFEDLTQDDQDSVRLLAVEGCAALGKLLESQECIAHILPVIVNFSQDKSWRVRYMVANQLYELCEAVGPEATRIDLVPAYVRLLHDNEAEVRIAAAGKVTKFCQILSPELAIQHIIPCVKELSSDSSQHVRSALASVIMGMAPILGKDATIEQLLPIFLSLLKDEFPDVRLNIISKLDQVNQVIGIDLLSQSLLPAIVELAEDRHWRVRLAIIEYIPLLASQLGVGFFDDKLGSLCMQWLEDKVFSIREAAANNLKRLAEEFGPEWAMQHIIPQVLEKINNPHYLYRMTILQAISLLAPVMGADITCQKLLPVVISLSKDRVPNIKFNVAKVLQSLVPIVGQSGVEVTIRPCLVELSEDPDVDVRYFAGQALQACDQVMVSG from the exons ATGGCTGCAACTGGTGAGCCGCTGTACCCAATAGCTGTGCTGATAGATGAATTAAAGAATGAAGATATTCAACTACGGCTAAACTCTATCCGGAAACTTTCTACTATTGCACGGGCACTTGGCGAGGAGAGGACCAGAAAAGAATTAATTCCATTTCTTAGTgaaaacaatgatgatgatgatgaagttcTTCTCGCAATGGCAGAAGAGTTGGGTGTGTTCATTCCATATGTTGGTGGTGTGGGCTATGCTCATGTTTTGCTTCCTCCACTAGAGACATTGTGTACTGTAGAGGAAACTTGTGTTAGAGACAAGGCTGTTGAGTCACTTTGTCGTATTGGAGCGCAAATGAAGGAAAGCGATTTGGTGGGTTGGTTTGCCCCTTTGGTAAAG AGACTAGCAACTGGTGAGTGGTTTACTTCTCGGGTTTCCTCGTGTGGTCTCTTTCATATTGCTTACCCGAGTGCACCAGATCAGTTGAAGGTTGAACTAAGGTCCATATATGGTCAGCTGTGCCAAGATGACACGCCTATGGTGAGAAGAGCTGCTGCATCAAATTTAGGCAAATTTGCTGCTACTGTTGAACCAAGCCATTTGAAGACTGACATCATGTCAATGTTTGAGGATCTAACACAAGATG ATCAAGATTCTGTGCGCCTGTTGGCTGTTGAGGGTTGTGCAGCACTTGGAAAATTGCTGGAATCCCAGGAATGCATTGCACATATCCTTCCAGTCATTGTCAATTTCTCACAG GATAAATCATGGCGTGTCCGCTATATGGTTGCAAATCAATTATATGAGCTTTGTGAGGCTGTTGGCCCTGAAGCTACCAG GATTGATCTTGTACCAGCATATGTTCGGCTTCTTCATGATAATGAGGCTGAAGTGCGCATAGCAGCTGCCGGGAAGGTGACAAAATTTTGTCAGATTTTAAGTCCAGAACTTGCAATTCAGCATATTATTCCATGTGTAAAG GAATTGTCATCAGATTCTTCACAGCATGTTCGCTCAGCTTTAGCTTCAGTAATTATGGGGATGGCACCGATCTTAGGAAAG GATGCAACTATTGAACAACTTCTTCcaatttttctttcccttttaaAAGATGAGTTTCCAGATGTCCGGCTCAATATAATCAGCAAACTAGATCAAGTAAATCAG GTTATTGGAATTGATTTGCTGTCGCAATCTCTCTTACCTGCCATTGTTGAGCTTGCAGAGGATAGACATTGGCGAGTTCGGCTCGCCATAATTGAATATATCCCTTTGCTGGCAAGTCAATTAGGTGTTGGATTTTTTGATGATAAACTTGGTTCTCTTTGCATGCAATGGTTGGAAGATAAG GTCTTCTCCATAAGAGAAGCAGCTGCTAACAACTTGAAACGCCTTGCAGAAGAGTTTGGCCCAGAATGGGCAATGCAGCACATAATTCCACAG GTGCTGGAGAAGATCAATAATCCACATTACTTGTATCGTATGACCATTCTACAAGCGATTTCTCTGCTGGCCCCTGTCATGGGTGCCGACATCACATGCCAAAAGCTATTGCCCGTAGTAATTTCTTTATCGAAGGACAG GGTGCCCAACATCAAGTTCAATGTCGCAAAGGTTTTGCAGTCACTTGTACCCATCGTTGGCCAATCT GGGGTGGAGGTAACAATTCGTCCGTGTCTGGTCGAGCTCAGTGAGGATCCAGATGTGGATGTCAGATACTTCGCAGGCCAAGCACTACAGGCGTGCGACCAGGTTATGGTATCAGGCTAG
- the LOC135588265 gene encoding putative UDP-rhamnose:rhamnosyltransferase 1, whose product MAESSLHVVLFPWLAFGHLIPFLELSKSLAKRGHHVFFLSTPRNISRLPKLPPSLAPSIDFVPIPLPPCEGLPDGAEATSDLPREKVKYLNKAFDGLEQSVAEFLVQTSPKPSWIIHDYAPYWLPLIATRVGVPCIFFNTFPSFVSAFFTGPGGRGMQRPVEAFTTPPEWIPFPTKLAYRAHEVRSLSDHVKRDDVSGVSLVRRIEMVGKGCELMAVRACTEFEREWLSLLREHNEKPVIPVGLLPPSIKDRSGEANQGANTGDIFLWLRDQAPGSVLYIALGSEVALSAELLRELAFGLEQGGLPFLWALRRPDDMEALPEGFEERLKGRGVVAFGWIPQLQVLAHESVGGFLTHCGWGSLIEGLAFGRPLVLLPIAFDQGLNARLMEEKSLGVEIGRDEEDGSFTREAVAHAIGLVMVEEAGKKIRDAAKEMKDVFGDTECHEKYVDEFVQYLQHHNN is encoded by the coding sequence ATGGCGGAGAGCAGTCTCCACGTTGTTCTGTTCCCATGGCTGGCCTTTGGCCACTTGATACCCTTCCTCGAGCTCTCCAAGTCGTTAGCCAAAAGAGGCCACCATGTCTTCTTCCTATCGACCCCAAGAAACATCAGCAGGCTCCCCAAGCTCCCTCCCTCTTTAGCTCCATCCATAGACTTCGTCCCCATCCCTTTGCCGCCATGCGAGGGCCTCCCCGACGGCGCAGAGGCCACCAGCGACCTCCCACGGGAGAAGGTCAAATACCTCAACAAGGCCTTCGATGGCCTCGAGCAGTCCGTGGCCGAGTTCCTCGTGCAGACGTCTCCGAAGCCCAGCTGGATCATCCATGACTACGCTCCATATTGGCTGCCTCTGATTGCAACCAGGGTGGGCGTCCCGTGCATCTTCTTCAACACGTTCCCGTCCTTCGTCAGCGCGTTCTTCACGGGACCAGGTGGAAGAGGGATGCAGCGGCCCGTCGAGGCGTTCACTACGCCGCCGGAGTGGATCCCCTTTCCGACCAAACTGGCTTATCGAGCGCACGAGGTCCGCAGCCTTAGCGACCACGTGAAGCGAGACGACGTCTCGGGGGTGTCGCTGGTGCGTCGAATCGAGATGGTTGGCAAAGGATGCGAGCTCATGGCCGTACGCGCGTGCACCGAGTTCGAGCGTGAATGGTTAAGCCTTCTTCGAGAGCACAACGAGAAGCCGGTGATTCCAGTAGGCCTACTTCCTCCTTCGATCAAGGACCGGAGTGGCGAGGCGAACCAGGGTGCCAACACAGGGGACATCTTCCTGTGGCTGCGCGATCAAGCTCCTGGATCTGTTCTTTACATTGCCTTGGGGAGCGAGGTCGCGCTAAGCGCGGAGCTGCTGCGCGAGCTGGCCTTTGGATTGGAACAGGGCGGCCTGCCATTCCTCTGGGCTCTCAGGAGGCCGGACGACATGGAAGCGTTGCCGGAAGGGTTCGAGGAGCGACTCAAGGGGCGCGGTGTCGTCGCCTTTGGGTGGATTCCTCAGCTCCAGGTTCTGGCGCACGAATCCGTGGGCGGATTCCTGACGCACTGCGGCTGGGGATCTCTCATCGAAGGCCTCGCCTTCGGCCGCCCGCTCGTCCTCCTACCCATTGCTTTTGACCAAGGCCTTAATGCGCGACTCATGGAGGAGAAATCGTTGGGTGTGGAGATAGGAAGAGACGAGGAAGACGGGTCTTTCACAAGGGAAGCAGTGGCGCACGCAATTGGACTGGTAATGGTGGAGGAAGCAGGGAAGAAAATTAGAGACGCCGCCAAGGAGATGAAAGATGTGTTTGGCGATACAGAATGCCATGAAAAGTACGTGGATGAGTTTGTTCAGTATCTGCAACATCATAATAATTAG